One window of the Arthrobacter sp. D5-1 genome contains the following:
- the murI gene encoding glutamate racemase, whose protein sequence is MAAHQGKPYSRIIMTSASGSPNGALGSDAPITTGELVGTRPIGIFDSGVGGLTVARSIIDQLPNESILYVGDTANGPYGPLPIAEVRANALGVMDELVDSGVKLLTIACNSASAAVLRDARERYTARYGIPVIEVIQPAVRRAVSATRSGRIGVIGTSATVGSRAYEDTFAAAPDLTITSVACPAFVNFVEAGITTGPDLLAAANEYLEPLKDAGVDTVVLGCTHYPLLTGVISYVMGEDVTLVSSAEETAKDVYRALATHGIQRTESTTPSHEFIATGDAAQFETLARRFLGPEVLSVKHVDHVAAQYPTGSLARITPEMLEAARSGTGLSRRSYFVQPDRALNGTAGTPLGRGL, encoded by the coding sequence ATGGCCGCACACCAAGGGAAGCCTTATTCTCGAATAATTATGACTTCAGCATCGGGTTCACCAAACGGCGCCCTGGGCAGTGACGCCCCCATCACTACGGGGGAACTTGTCGGGACGCGCCCGATCGGCATTTTCGACTCAGGAGTGGGCGGGTTGACCGTCGCGCGGTCCATCATCGATCAGCTCCCCAATGAATCGATCCTTTACGTCGGTGACACGGCCAACGGACCCTATGGTCCACTTCCCATCGCCGAGGTGCGTGCCAACGCCCTGGGCGTCATGGATGAATTGGTGGACTCGGGTGTGAAGTTGCTGACCATCGCGTGCAATTCAGCATCGGCGGCGGTGCTGCGGGACGCGCGGGAACGCTACACGGCCCGCTATGGCATTCCGGTCATCGAGGTGATCCAGCCTGCCGTACGGCGGGCTGTCTCGGCTACGCGTTCAGGCCGGATCGGTGTCATCGGAACCTCGGCCACCGTGGGATCGCGTGCCTACGAGGACACCTTTGCTGCAGCCCCGGACCTCACCATCACGTCAGTGGCATGCCCGGCGTTCGTGAACTTTGTGGAGGCCGGGATCACCACCGGCCCTGACCTGCTCGCCGCCGCCAACGAATACTTGGAACCGCTCAAGGACGCCGGTGTGGACACCGTGGTTCTGGGATGTACCCACTACCCGCTGCTGACCGGTGTCATCTCCTATGTGATGGGTGAGGACGTCACCTTGGTCTCCAGCGCCGAGGAGACCGCCAAGGACGTTTATCGCGCCCTGGCTACCCATGGCATCCAGCGCACCGAGTCCACCACGCCGAGCCACGAGTTCATTGCCACCGGGGATGCCGCCCAATTCGAGACACTGGCCCGGCGTTTCCTGGGGCCGGAAGTGCTCTCCGTGAAGCATGTGGACCATGTAGCGGCGCAGTACCCCACAGGCAGCCTGGCCCGCATCACGCCCGAGATGCTGGAAGCCGCGCGGTCAGGGACAGGGTTGTCCCGTCGCTCGTATTTCGTACAGCCGGACCGCGCCCTTAACGGCACTGCAGGCACACCCCTGGGGCGTGGACTGTGA
- a CDS encoding MBL fold metallo-hydrolase gives MKLTIVGCTGSFPGPGSPASCYLVTAHDGEREWKIVMDLGSGALGAIQRYTDLEDIDAIFLTHLHPDHCMDLCGLHVAVRWKPGGWGRDRLPVWGPAATADRMATAYGLDLDPGMHEEFDFTHWAERRPVTVGPFTVTPYAVNHPVEEAYALRVTATEPGKDGVSVTKILTYSGDTDSCQGLEDAAQGSDLFLCEAAFEEGRDDDIKDVHLTGKRAGEAATNAAAKRLLLTHIPVWTSQTKVLSEAKPVFAGDVAVAVAGVHYTI, from the coding sequence GTGAAGCTGACCATCGTGGGCTGCACTGGTTCCTTCCCCGGTCCCGGCTCGCCGGCGTCGTGCTATTTGGTGACGGCGCACGACGGCGAACGTGAGTGGAAGATCGTCATGGACCTCGGCAGTGGGGCACTGGGAGCGATCCAGCGGTACACCGACCTTGAAGACATCGACGCGATTTTCCTCACCCACCTTCATCCGGACCATTGCATGGACCTTTGCGGACTCCACGTAGCTGTCCGGTGGAAGCCCGGCGGATGGGGACGGGACCGGTTGCCGGTGTGGGGGCCTGCTGCTACGGCGGACCGGATGGCCACGGCATATGGCCTGGACCTGGATCCCGGCATGCATGAGGAATTCGACTTCACGCACTGGGCCGAGCGCCGGCCTGTCACTGTGGGTCCTTTCACGGTGACACCGTATGCCGTCAACCATCCGGTGGAAGAGGCGTACGCGTTGCGCGTGACGGCCACCGAACCTGGCAAGGACGGCGTCTCCGTGACCAAAATCCTGACGTACTCCGGTGACACCGACTCGTGCCAGGGGCTGGAAGATGCTGCCCAAGGCTCGGATCTGTTCCTGTGTGAAGCAGCGTTCGAGGAAGGCCGGGACGATGACATCAAGGACGTCCATCTCACCGGCAAGAGGGCAGGCGAGGCAGCAACCAACGCGGCCGCCAAGAGGCTGCTACTCACCCACATTCCCGTGTGGACGTCCCAAACCAAAGTGCTGTCCGAAGCAAAACCCGTGTTTGCCGGTGACGTGGCCGTCGCCGTCGCTGGAGTCCACTACACGATCTAG
- the rdgB gene encoding RdgB/HAM1 family non-canonical purine NTP pyrophosphatase, whose product MSATGSTAEPRLVLATHNKGKLKELRELLRGQVPGLDVDTQVVDAAAAGAPDVAETGVTFAENSLLKARAVAEATGLIAIADDSGLAVDVLGGAPGIFSARWSGTHGDDAANLNLLLAQLSDVPDSFRGAAFVCAAALAVPGPDGIARETVEYGQLEGTLLREPRGEGGFGYDPVLQPAGMDRSCAELSSGEKNAISHRGQAFRALLPAIVEALSESGSN is encoded by the coding sequence GTGAGCGCCACAGGGTCCACGGCGGAGCCCCGGCTTGTCCTGGCAACCCACAACAAGGGCAAGCTGAAGGAACTCCGCGAACTGCTGAGGGGCCAGGTTCCAGGGCTCGACGTCGATACCCAGGTGGTGGACGCTGCTGCGGCTGGTGCCCCGGATGTTGCGGAAACCGGCGTCACGTTTGCCGAGAACTCACTCCTCAAGGCCCGGGCCGTGGCTGAGGCGACAGGTCTGATAGCCATTGCCGATGATTCCGGGTTGGCTGTTGATGTCCTGGGCGGCGCTCCCGGTATCTTCTCGGCCCGATGGTCCGGAACCCACGGGGACGATGCCGCCAACCTGAACCTGCTCCTGGCCCAGCTCTCCGATGTTCCTGATTCGTTCAGGGGAGCGGCCTTCGTCTGTGCTGCCGCTTTGGCTGTGCCGGGTCCCGATGGCATCGCCCGCGAGACCGTGGAGTATGGCCAGCTGGAGGGCACGCTCCTTCGTGAACCCCGCGGCGAAGGCGGCTTCGGCTACGACCCCGTACTGCAGCCGGCCGGGATGGACCGCAGCTGTGCCGAGCTGAGCTCTGGGGAGAAGAACGCCATCAGCCACCGCGGACAGGCATTCCGTGCTTTGCTTCCCGCAATTGTGGAGGCGTTGTCCGAGTCCGGCTCAAACTAG
- a CDS encoding DEAD/DEAH box helicase, whose amino-acid sequence MTETLFGGPSLPPAYPERAAWGTAPKLRAWQQEALDLYMTRNPKDFLAVATPGAGKTTFALRIATTLLDSGVVNRITIVAPTDHLKRQWADAAAKVGIAIDPNFKNSDGQHGRGFVGVAVTYAQVASKPMLHRAKTEAARTLVILDEIHHGGEALSWGDGLREAFDPAARRLSLTGTPFRSDTSPIPFVEYAEDRDGIRRSKADYTYGYGNALRDHVVRPVLFMAYSGQMRWRTSAGDEMAASLGEAAVTKDITSQAWRTALNPTGEWIPAVLAAADKRLSEVRRTVPDAGGLVIATDHDDARAYAGQLKKITGQSPTVILSDDSKASSKIEEFSAGEQRWMVAVRMVSEGVDVPRLSVGVYATSTSTPLFFAQAVGRFVRARKRGETASVFLPSVPPLMILANTMEAERDHALDRPEKDEDGLFNPEENLMAEANREDKASDELTKGKFEALDSQASFDRVLFDGGEFGTGADIGSDDELDFLGIPGLLDAEQVGTLLRQRQHDQQSRKKRQSPLAAAAAPAVPDHRMLMDLRNELAKNVAAWAARTGTPHGVVHTKLREVCGGPAVAQANEEQLQARLRKLQDWFIGRK is encoded by the coding sequence ATGACAGAAACACTTTTCGGCGGTCCATCCCTTCCTCCGGCGTACCCGGAACGGGCCGCCTGGGGAACTGCGCCCAAGCTCCGTGCCTGGCAGCAGGAGGCCCTTGACCTCTACATGACCCGGAACCCCAAGGACTTCCTCGCCGTGGCGACGCCCGGTGCCGGTAAGACCACCTTCGCGTTGCGCATTGCCACCACACTGCTGGACAGCGGCGTGGTCAACCGGATCACGATCGTTGCCCCGACGGACCATTTGAAGCGGCAGTGGGCTGATGCCGCCGCCAAGGTGGGCATTGCGATCGATCCCAACTTCAAGAACTCCGACGGCCAGCACGGTCGCGGTTTCGTTGGCGTGGCCGTCACGTACGCGCAAGTGGCGAGCAAGCCCATGCTGCACCGGGCCAAGACTGAAGCGGCGCGCACGTTGGTGATCCTGGACGAAATCCACCACGGCGGTGAAGCGCTCTCTTGGGGCGACGGCCTCCGTGAGGCATTTGATCCGGCCGCAAGGCGCCTGTCACTGACAGGTACTCCGTTCCGCTCGGATACCTCACCCATTCCGTTTGTTGAATACGCTGAGGACAGGGACGGCATCCGGCGTTCCAAGGCCGATTACACCTACGGCTACGGCAATGCCCTGCGGGACCACGTGGTCCGCCCCGTGCTCTTCATGGCCTACTCGGGCCAGATGCGGTGGCGCACCAGTGCCGGCGACGAAATGGCGGCCTCGCTGGGTGAAGCGGCGGTCACCAAGGACATCACGTCGCAGGCATGGCGCACGGCGTTGAACCCTACCGGTGAATGGATCCCCGCCGTCCTGGCTGCTGCTGACAAACGCCTCAGCGAAGTCAGGCGGACGGTGCCGGACGCCGGCGGCCTGGTCATCGCGACGGACCACGACGACGCACGCGCCTACGCGGGCCAACTCAAGAAAATCACGGGTCAGTCGCCCACGGTGATTCTCTCGGATGACTCCAAAGCCTCCAGCAAGATCGAGGAATTCTCCGCAGGAGAACAGCGCTGGATGGTGGCCGTCCGCATGGTGTCCGAAGGCGTTGACGTCCCGCGCCTGTCGGTCGGCGTCTACGCCACCTCCACCTCCACGCCGTTGTTCTTCGCGCAGGCCGTGGGACGTTTTGTGCGTGCCCGCAAGAGGGGCGAGACGGCGTCGGTCTTCCTTCCGTCCGTGCCGCCGCTGATGATCCTCGCCAACACCATGGAGGCGGAGCGTGATCACGCTTTGGACCGCCCGGAGAAGGACGAGGACGGTCTCTTCAATCCCGAAGAGAACCTCATGGCCGAGGCCAACCGTGAGGACAAAGCATCAGACGAGCTCACCAAGGGCAAGTTCGAAGCACTGGACTCCCAGGCGTCGTTTGACCGCGTCCTCTTCGATGGCGGCGAGTTCGGCACGGGAGCGGATATCGGTTCCGATGATGAATTGGACTTCCTGGGTATTCCCGGGCTCCTCGACGCCGAGCAAGTGGGAACACTTCTGCGTCAACGCCAGCACGATCAGCAGTCGCGTAAGAAACGCCAGTCACCGCTGGCGGCTGCGGCTGCACCCGCTGTGCCTGACCACCGGATGCTCATGGATCTCCGGAACGAGTTGGCCAAGAACGTCGCTGCGTGGGCTGCCCGTACCGGGACCCCGCACGGAGTAGTGCACACCAAACTTCGTGAGGTGTGTGGTGGCCCGGCGGTGGCGCAGGCCAATGAGGAGCAGTTGCAGGCCCGCCTGCGCAAGCTCCAGGATTGGTTCATCGGCAGGAAATAG
- a CDS encoding nicotinate phosphoribosyltransferase: MSRATSWDHPATSLYTDHYELTMLQAALHSGAAHRRSVFEAFARRLPDGRRYGVVGGTGRLLEGIADFRFGDAELAFLEQNKVVNQETLDYLADYKFSGDIWGYAEGDAYFPNSPILIVESTFAEACILETYILSVLNHDSAIASAASRMTSAAGTRPCIEMGSRRTQEESATAAARAAVIAGFASTSNLEAGRRYGIKTVGTAAHSFTLLHDTEREAFEAQIAAFGPGTSLLVDTYDVEAAVRTAVELAGDKLGAVRLDSGDLIAQAQWVRQLLDDLGNVNTRIVVTSDLDEFAIAALQSAPVDSYGVGTSLVTGSGAPTASMVYKLVSRTNDSGDFISVAKAAKNKTSVGGRKYALRKLNERGRATQEVVGIGHRPEDDGNDRVLLHQFVKNGEVLPGWTGPEGVIRAKEQHAATMAELPAVVNRLQRGEAAIPTVYEEN, from the coding sequence GTGAGTAGAGCCACGTCCTGGGATCATCCCGCAACTTCCTTGTACACAGACCACTACGAACTGACGATGCTTCAGGCCGCTTTGCATTCAGGCGCCGCGCATCGCCGTTCAGTCTTCGAAGCCTTCGCCCGGCGGCTGCCGGACGGACGGCGCTATGGCGTGGTGGGCGGCACCGGCCGCCTGCTGGAGGGGATCGCCGACTTCCGCTTCGGCGACGCCGAGCTCGCATTCCTTGAGCAGAACAAGGTGGTCAACCAGGAAACCCTGGACTATCTGGCCGACTACAAGTTCAGCGGCGACATCTGGGGTTACGCCGAAGGTGACGCCTATTTCCCCAACTCCCCCATCCTGATCGTGGAATCCACCTTCGCAGAAGCCTGCATCCTGGAGACCTACATCCTGTCCGTCCTCAACCACGACAGCGCCATTGCATCCGCCGCTTCACGCATGACCTCGGCTGCGGGCACCCGCCCGTGCATCGAGATGGGCTCCCGGCGGACCCAGGAGGAATCGGCGACGGCGGCCGCCCGCGCCGCTGTGATAGCCGGCTTCGCCAGCACCTCCAACCTGGAGGCCGGACGACGCTACGGCATCAAGACCGTGGGCACCGCGGCGCACTCCTTCACCCTCCTGCACGACACCGAGCGGGAGGCCTTCGAAGCGCAGATTGCGGCTTTCGGCCCCGGGACCTCATTGTTGGTGGACACCTACGACGTCGAGGCAGCGGTCCGCACTGCGGTGGAACTCGCCGGCGACAAACTCGGCGCCGTGCGCCTGGACTCGGGTGACCTGATTGCACAGGCCCAGTGGGTACGGCAGTTGCTCGACGACCTCGGCAACGTCAACACCAGGATCGTGGTGACTTCGGACCTCGACGAGTTCGCCATAGCCGCACTGCAGTCCGCCCCAGTGGACTCCTACGGCGTCGGCACCTCGTTGGTGACAGGCTCCGGCGCCCCCACGGCCAGCATGGTCTACAAGCTGGTCAGCCGCACCAACGATTCCGGTGATTTCATCTCCGTGGCCAAGGCCGCCAAGAACAAAACCAGCGTGGGCGGACGTAAATACGCCCTCCGCAAGCTCAATGAGCGAGGCCGCGCCACCCAGGAGGTCGTCGGCATCGGACACCGCCCCGAAGACGACGGCAACGACCGCGTGCTGCTTCACCAATTTGTCAAGAACGGCGAGGTATTGCCGGGCTGGACCGGCCCGGAGGGCGTCATTCGTGCCAAGGAACAGCACGCGGCCACCATGGCCGAACTGCCCGCCGTCGTAAACCGCCTCCAGCGCGGCGAGGCCGCCATCCCCACCGTCTACGAGGAGAACTGA
- the rph gene encoding ribonuclease PH: protein MTSEATATPVIRADGRTPDQLRPISITRGWSKQAEGSALIEFGNTRVLCTASLTEGVPRWLKGEGRGWVTAEYAMLPRATNTRSDRESVKGKIGGRTHEISRLIGRSLRSIIDTKALGENTIVLDCDVLQADGGTRTAAITGAYVALAEAIRFARENKLIARNAEPLVDTIAAVSVGIIDGVPMLDLPYVEDVRAETDMNVVVTGSGKFVEVQGTAEGAPFDRDELNALLDLALLGTTQLSAIQRETLAEAP from the coding sequence ATGACTTCTGAAGCTACAGCCACACCCGTCATCCGCGCCGATGGCCGGACACCTGACCAACTGCGTCCCATCAGCATCACCCGCGGCTGGTCCAAGCAGGCCGAAGGTTCGGCACTGATCGAGTTCGGCAACACCCGGGTCCTGTGCACAGCTTCGCTGACGGAGGGCGTGCCGCGTTGGCTCAAGGGTGAAGGCCGCGGCTGGGTCACCGCAGAGTACGCCATGCTTCCCCGTGCCACGAACACCCGCTCGGACCGTGAGTCCGTCAAGGGCAAGATCGGCGGACGCACCCATGAGATTTCACGCCTGATCGGCCGTTCCCTTCGCTCCATCATTGACACCAAGGCGCTCGGCGAAAACACGATCGTCCTGGACTGTGACGTCCTGCAGGCCGACGGCGGAACCCGCACCGCTGCGATCACCGGCGCCTACGTTGCCCTTGCAGAAGCCATACGTTTCGCCCGCGAGAACAAGCTCATCGCCCGCAACGCCGAGCCGCTGGTGGACACTATTGCAGCTGTGTCCGTGGGGATCATCGACGGCGTTCCCATGCTTGACCTGCCCTATGTGGAGGACGTCCGCGCTGAGACCGACATGAACGTGGTGGTCACCGGATCAGGGAAGTTCGTTGAAGTCCAGGGTACGGCTGAAGGTGCTCCCTTCGATCGCGACGAGCTCAACGCATTGCTTGACCTCGCCTTGCTGGGCACCACGCAACTGTCCGCCATCCAGCGCGAAACCCTGGCTGAGGCCCCGTGA
- the clpS gene encoding ATP-dependent Clp protease adapter ClpS produces MSPSVAYGTDIDERTKAAEQSATDVLTAPDIPWNLVIWNDPVNLMSYVSFVFQSYFGYSESKAHKLMLEVHKKGRSIVAHGSKEQVEQHAVAMHGFGLWATVEKAASGNETPGKGGRQRG; encoded by the coding sequence ATGAGCCCTAGCGTTGCGTATGGCACGGACATTGATGAGCGGACCAAAGCTGCAGAGCAGTCCGCCACCGATGTCCTGACAGCCCCTGATATCCCGTGGAACCTTGTGATCTGGAATGATCCCGTGAATCTGATGAGCTACGTGAGCTTTGTTTTCCAGAGTTACTTCGGCTATTCCGAGTCCAAAGCCCACAAGCTCATGCTGGAGGTCCACAAGAAGGGCCGGTCCATCGTGGCCCACGGCAGCAAGGAACAAGTGGAGCAGCACGCGGTGGCCATGCACGGTTTTGGTCTGTGGGCCACGGTGGAGAAGGCTGCGAGCGGCAACGAAACACCCGGAAAGGGCGGCCGACAGCGTGGCTAA
- a CDS encoding isochorismatase family protein, which produces MSRALIIVDVQNDFCEGGTLAVEGGAAVAGAITEYVDANQQHFDHIVATQDWHIEPGDHFSDDPDMVESWPPHCRARTKGAELHEDLDPEYIQAYFRKGQYTAAYSGFEGVLAPEDDVPTGDLKAGAAVAEVLDEDAIGLDDWLQSHDVEDVVVVGLATDYCVKSTALDAVQAGYNTTVIAGLTAGIADDLTEALDEMEAAGVDVERD; this is translated from the coding sequence ATGTCCCGCGCCCTGATCATCGTCGATGTCCAGAACGACTTCTGCGAGGGCGGCACGCTGGCCGTCGAAGGCGGTGCCGCCGTCGCCGGAGCCATCACCGAATACGTGGACGCCAACCAGCAGCACTTCGACCACATCGTGGCCACCCAGGATTGGCATATTGAACCGGGCGACCACTTCTCCGATGACCCCGACATGGTGGAGTCCTGGCCTCCGCACTGCCGTGCCCGGACCAAAGGTGCGGAGCTTCACGAAGACCTGGACCCCGAGTACATCCAGGCCTATTTCCGCAAAGGGCAATACACGGCGGCCTACTCCGGCTTTGAAGGTGTCCTCGCCCCCGAAGACGACGTTCCTACCGGAGACCTGAAAGCCGGGGCGGCCGTTGCCGAAGTCCTCGACGAGGATGCCATCGGCCTCGATGACTGGCTGCAAAGCCACGACGTCGAAGACGTGGTGGTGGTGGGCCTCGCCACCGACTACTGCGTCAAGTCAACAGCGCTCGATGCTGTGCAGGCCGGCTACAACACCACCGTCATCGCCGGGCTTACCGCCGGAATAGCCGACGACCTCACCGAGGCGCTGGACGAAATGGAAGCAGCCGGCGTCGACGTCGAACGTGACTGA
- a CDS encoding DUF2017 domain-containing protein: MAKAFKYGLKGITGFLEPAERDLLRGLLDDVISMLEQDVRQNEDPLAALIGLDMDVKQPSDRALLRLLPNVMKDDDGGSLEFRQLTERSVRENKIGALRAAAMGLDRDELVLTPEDATRWSMALNDVRLVLAERLDIRDEADAEHIHSMQDWSQAEDVESYLALVYNFTTWLQESLVQAMMAARQAKS, from the coding sequence GTGGCTAAGGCATTCAAGTACGGGCTCAAGGGCATCACCGGATTCCTCGAGCCCGCCGAGCGGGACCTCCTGCGCGGATTGCTGGACGACGTCATTTCCATGCTGGAGCAGGACGTACGCCAGAACGAAGACCCGTTGGCGGCACTTATCGGGCTGGACATGGACGTCAAACAGCCCAGCGACCGCGCCCTGCTGCGGCTTCTGCCCAACGTCATGAAGGACGACGACGGCGGCTCGCTGGAGTTCCGGCAACTCACCGAACGCTCTGTGCGGGAGAACAAGATCGGCGCCCTCAGGGCCGCGGCCATGGGGCTGGACAGAGACGAGCTGGTCCTGACCCCGGAAGACGCCACCCGATGGTCCATGGCGTTGAACGATGTCCGCCTGGTCCTGGCCGAACGCCTGGACATTCGGGACGAAGCGGACGCGGAACACATCCACAGCATGCAGGACTGGAGCCAGGCCGAGGACGTCGAGAGCTACCTGGCCTTGGTCTACAACTTCACTACGTGGCTGCAGGAGTCCCTGGTGCAGGCCATGATGGCTGCAAGGCAGGCGAAATCCTGA
- a CDS encoding DUF3039 domain-containing protein: MFGMTTLPPDPFENDPMRELSGAGTSTATIEREETRQEVEPGDRERFSHYVRKEKIMESALTGEPVIALCGKVWTPGRDPQKFPVCPECKEIYEGLRPGNDGGKNGGPGNSK, from the coding sequence ATGTTTGGCATGACTACGCTTCCTCCGGATCCATTCGAAAACGACCCCATGCGCGAGCTTTCCGGAGCCGGAACGTCCACTGCCACCATTGAGCGCGAGGAAACGCGCCAGGAAGTGGAACCCGGCGACCGCGAGCGTTTTTCCCACTATGTCCGCAAGGAAAAGATCATGGAGTCGGCGTTGACCGGCGAGCCGGTCATTGCCTTGTGCGGCAAGGTTTGGACGCCCGGACGGGACCCCCAGAAGTTCCCGGTCTGCCCGGAGTGCAAGGAAATCTATGAAGGTCTCCGCCCCGGCAACGACGGTGGAAAAAACGGCGGCCCGGGCAACTCCAAGTAG
- the nagB gene encoding glucosamine-6-phosphate deaminase, producing the protein MEVVILPGTKQIGALAADAIEALVRRKPNAVLGLATGSSPLPVYDELARRYDAGGLDFSQAHGFALDEYVGLEAGHPESYREVIRREFTNRVNIKPENVHGPDGAAKDLEAACQDYEDAIKAVGGVDLQILGVGTDGHIGFNEPGSSLASRTRIKTLIEQTRKDNARFFDSIDDVPHHVVTQGLGTIMDARHVVLVATGAQKAQAVRDFVEGPVAAICAASILQMHPHATILVDEAAASSLKLADYYRHTYDNKPEWQGI; encoded by the coding sequence ATGGAAGTTGTCATTCTCCCTGGCACCAAGCAGATCGGTGCGCTTGCAGCCGATGCCATTGAAGCATTGGTCCGTCGTAAGCCGAATGCTGTGCTGGGCCTGGCTACTGGGTCCTCACCGCTGCCTGTCTATGACGAACTCGCGCGCCGCTACGATGCCGGAGGGCTGGACTTCAGCCAGGCTCACGGGTTCGCGTTGGACGAGTATGTTGGCCTCGAGGCCGGACACCCCGAGTCCTATCGCGAGGTGATCCGGCGCGAATTCACCAACCGGGTGAACATCAAGCCGGAGAACGTGCACGGTCCGGACGGTGCCGCCAAAGATCTGGAGGCAGCCTGCCAGGACTACGAGGATGCCATCAAGGCCGTTGGGGGTGTGGACCTCCAGATCCTGGGCGTTGGCACCGACGGTCACATCGGTTTCAACGAGCCGGGATCATCCTTGGCCTCCCGGACCCGGATCAAAACACTGATTGAGCAGACCCGGAAGGACAACGCCCGCTTCTTCGACAGCATCGACGATGTTCCCCACCACGTAGTGACCCAGGGGCTGGGGACCATTATGGATGCCCGGCATGTGGTGCTGGTCGCAACCGGTGCCCAAAAGGCACAGGCGGTGCGTGATTTCGTGGAAGGACCCGTGGCCGCGATTTGTGCCGCGTCCATCCTCCAGATGCACCCCCACGCAACAATCCTGGTGGATGAGGCTGCCGCGTCATCGTTGAAGTTGGCTGATTACTATCGGCACACGTACGACAACAAGCCGGAGTGGCAGGGGATCTAG